CGGCGCAACGTACATGTTTTGGACTGTTACATTTGTGAACTTGTGATACGATTTTATACCGGACgtttaagaaaaataattttctgttaAGTGCTTGTGAAAAGTGAAGATGCTCGTTGAGGATTCGCAAAATTCTCGCGCAATGATGACGAAAAAATATGCGCACTGTCCGCTGAAGAAGCGGCCGGTGTTGGTGCGGGAGGAGCGGCCGGCGACGCCGCCCACTACGCCGCCGCACCCCGCCCACCTCGCAACTACACTTTATTATGACTATCCTTCTTGTAAGTACCTCATAATATTTCTTATATATTAAGACATACTCTCAGTCATATAACTAAATAGCGACACCATCATAGAAATTATTCTGGGTGGTTTTTCATATAAACATGACAGTTATAGTATTCAAACAATTTAGGTTTGTGTTTATTTATCATATAGGCTTTAAATCTCAGAAAGAAATAGTATTACTAGTAGATTATGTCTcagaatttttttaatattagtagTAGATAGTGTCATTACTTTTTGTTCATTACTAACAAATCATTTCTTTTGTCAATAGGTGTTTCGGAAAATGACGAACCAGAAAACCTGAGCACGAAACCAGAAGACTTATCGAAGACCGGCAATTACCCAAATAAGGCGTCGTCGCCAGTGGCCACAGCCGCCATCAAGGCGGAGCCCCGCGAGTGGCCCCAGCACCAGCTGGAGTACCTCGCCGCCTGCAGAGCTCGCCTCGAACCCACTCCGGCGCCGATCGAACTCGCACGCCCCACGCCTCAGTACGCCTATCTACCTGCACTCTACGCCCCCTACCCGATGGAAGAAATTTACCCTACCGCGCCCTCCTTATCACCGCCGGTCCATTCTCACCTTTACTCCCGATATTCGCCTGCGTCCCCACCGTCTTCTATTTCGCCTCCTCCGTGTCCCGAAGATCTCCGGTCTCCCGGCTCAGTATCTTCAGACTCCGGAGTATCTGTGTCCGGCCAGAGACGCCCTCGCTACCAATGCCCAGACTGTGCAAAATCTTACTCCACTTATTCCGGTCTCTCTAAGCATCAGCAATATCACTGCGCGGCCGCCGAAGGCAGTCTCGCGCGCAAATCCTTTAGCTGCAAGTATTGCGCAAAAGTATACACTTCGCTGGGAGCCCTCAAGATGCACATCCGTACGC
This DNA window, taken from Cydia strobilella chromosome 4, ilCydStro3.1, whole genome shotgun sequence, encodes the following:
- the LOC134740581 gene encoding zinc finger protein SNAI2-like — translated: MLVEDSQNSRAMMTKKYAHCPLKKRPVLVREERPATPPTTPPHPAHLATTLYYDYPSCVSENDEPENLSTKPEDLSKTGNYPNKASSPVATAAIKAEPREWPQHQLEYLAACRARLEPTPAPIELARPTPQYAYLPALYAPYPMEEIYPTAPSLSPPVHSHLYSRYSPASPPSSISPPPCPEDLRSPGSVSSDSGVSVSGQRRPRYQCPDCAKSYSTYSGLSKHQQYHCAAAEGSLARKSFSCKYCAKVYTSLGALKMHIRTHTLPCKCHLCGKAFSRPWLLQGHIRTHTGEKPFSCHHCRRAFADRSNLRAHLQTHSDVKKYSCSGCGKTFSRMSLLSKHMESGCSSPGSPPFEYRPEALPAAHAHQPHQPTPTIHAY